The DNA segment AAATTCGCGTTTTTACTTTACTGGATCGTTGGGACAAGCCTTTTTGGTCTATTTAGGGATTGGTTTTCTGACAGTATTCACTTTTGGTTTACTGATTCCTTATTATATCTACCGTCATAAACGTTATCAGTTTAACAACCTACAAATCGGCCAAGTTAAATTTCAGTACGATGCCAAAGCGGGTGATTTTTATAAAGCGCTATGGCCGATTATTCTGCTAATTATCGCATTTTTTGTTTTTTTGGGTATTTTCGCTGCGATGTTATTTTTAAAGAGTAAAGATCCTTCGCAAGGGATGACTGCATTTGTCGTGGCATACTTTTCGATGTTCTTTCTGTTTGGGGTGGTCGCTTGGTATACCTCTGCTCGTATCTACCAGTTGACATGGTCTAAGCTTCGTCTAGGGAATAGCGTATTTACAACGGATTTACGCGTTGGGCGCTATATATGGATCGCATTTACCAACTTCTTGGCAAAGGTCTTTAGTTTCGGTTTGCTCACGCCTTGGGCTGTAATTCGCATGTATCAATATAAAATTGAGTCACTGAGTATTACTTGGCATGACGATCCCAATGAGTTGCTGACTTCTGCTCAGGCTGATTTCAGTGCCTTTGGTGAAGAGCTCTCAGATATCATCGGTATAGACCTCTCTTTATAATTGAATCTTGTGCTCAGCATCCCCTGATTACATTGATCATGAGTCAGGGGATATGGCACAGCGATCTTTGAGCCTGTTATGAATGAACCTACGCAATCAAATGCCGTGATGACAACCCCCGTACGTTTCTACGATGGGCGAACTTCGCGTCCCTATGATGCATTGATGAGTCATGTACAGGGTACAGATGTGCTAACGATTCAAACGGATGCAGCAATACATCAATTTGCACTTCAAGATGGCCGCTTACGCGGTGCGATAGGTCAAACACCCCCTGCCATAGAGTTTCCAAACGAAGTTCGTATTGAACTCTTAAATATGAATTTG comes from the Aquirhabdus parva genome and includes:
- a CDS encoding YjgN family protein — encoded protein: MTTSPFELEPQPEQETEPQDQNPIVSTPPALPFMAGQVSRFRFFGTASEYFGIWFVNLLLTIVTLTLYSPWAKVRRLRYFYSHTEVADARFDFTGEARAIFFGRLIALVLYFAMQSGRLFEGAHLQWLSGLAVIVLYLAIPYLLRATYRFMSRNSIYRNSRFYFTGSLGQAFLVYLGIGFLTVFTFGLLIPYYIYRHKRYQFNNLQIGQVKFQYDAKAGDFYKALWPIILLIIAFFVFLGIFAAMLFLKSKDPSQGMTAFVVAYFSMFFLFGVVAWYTSARIYQLTWSKLRLGNSVFTTDLRVGRYIWIAFTNFLAKVFSFGLLTPWAVIRMYQYKIESLSITWHDDPNELLTSAQADFSAFGEELSDIIGIDLSL